A single Blastocatellia bacterium DNA region contains:
- a CDS encoding ACT domain-containing protein, with the protein MPVVTQLAVTVENKPGSLARICSVLGNAGVNISAIYVPEAKGKGRVRLLVDNATRAKNALEQAKLRFSEEEVLALHVENKPGAFAALADKLAQAKINIKYAYATTAEGYARAVVILAVPNVAKALAALGG; encoded by the coding sequence ATGCCCGTCGTCACACAACTGGCCGTCACGGTGGAAAATAAGCCCGGTAGTCTGGCCCGTATTTGTTCGGTTCTGGGGAATGCGGGAGTGAACATCTCGGCCATTTACGTTCCGGAAGCAAAAGGGAAGGGGCGCGTCCGGCTGCTGGTAGATAACGCGACGCGAGCAAAGAATGCTCTGGAACAGGCCAAGCTCCGCTTCAGCGAGGAAGAAGTTCTGGCTCTCCACGTAGAAAACAAACCGGGAGCTTTTGCGGCTCTAGCCGACAAACTGGCGCAGGCCAAGATCAACATCAAATATGCCTATGCGACGACGGCCGAAGGCTATGCGCGGGCGGTGGTGATCCTGGCCGTGCCCAATGTCGCGAAGGCGCTCGCGGCTCTCGGAGGCTAG
- a CDS encoding DUF6036 family nucleotidyltransferase, with amino-acid sequence MLTKLDQLIPLLVKARVEFIIVGGVAAVVHGSARSTEDLDIVYRRTPENVARLVEALAPLQPYPRGAPPGLPFRWEERTIWNGLNFTLATSLGAIDLLGEITGGGGYDDLLPYAERIHLFGVDCLCLGLERLIQVKRAAGRPRDFEAIAELEAILEERSSR; translated from the coding sequence ATGCTCACGAAGCTTGACCAACTGATCCCGCTGCTGGTCAAGGCTCGGGTTGAATTTATCATCGTCGGTGGCGTCGCGGCCGTGGTTCACGGTTCTGCCCGCTCGACGGAGGATTTGGATATTGTCTATCGGCGAACGCCAGAGAACGTGGCCCGCCTCGTTGAGGCGCTGGCTCCGCTCCAGCCGTATCCGCGTGGGGCGCCGCCGGGATTGCCGTTCCGGTGGGAAGAACGGACGATCTGGAATGGGCTCAACTTCACGCTGGCTACTTCATTGGGGGCTATTGATCTGCTCGGGGAGATCACCGGTGGCGGCGGCTATGACGATCTACTCCCGTACGCGGAGCGGATTCACCTCTTTGGCGTTGACTGTTTGTGCCTCGGGCTTGAGCGGCTCATTCAGGTCAAACGGGCCGCCGGCCGCCCCCGAGACTTTGAAGCTATCGCTGAGCTGGAAGCGATCTTAGAAGAACGATCCTCACGGTAA